In a single window of the Streptomyces sp. NBC_00353 genome:
- a CDS encoding Cof-type HAD-IIB family hydrolase, whose product MTSAIDSPLPAVPRLIATDLDGTLLRDDKTVSDRTIAALAAAEEAGIEVFFVTGRPARWMDVVSDHVHGHGLAICANGAAVADLHAGGELVQVRPLDRDVALAVVHTLRVAAPGTSFAVELTTGIHYEPSYPPFHLDPGATVAIAEKLLHEEVRGSGAPVLKLLAHHAELAPDEFLEVAHTAAGDRASFTRSSPTALLEVSGPGVSKASTLALCCAERGISPAEVVAFGDMPNDVEMLSWAGTSYAMGNAHPAALAAASGRTVTNNEDGVAVVIEQLVAERRRHRSEG is encoded by the coding sequence GTGACCTCAGCTATCGATTCGCCTCTGCCTGCCGTTCCCCGGCTGATTGCAACCGATCTGGACGGCACTCTGCTGCGCGACGACAAAACCGTCTCGGACCGCACAATCGCGGCGCTCGCCGCAGCCGAGGAGGCCGGGATCGAGGTCTTCTTCGTCACCGGCCGGCCGGCCCGCTGGATGGATGTCGTCAGCGACCATGTCCACGGCCATGGTCTGGCGATCTGCGCGAACGGCGCCGCGGTCGCCGATCTGCACGCGGGCGGCGAGCTGGTCCAGGTCCGGCCGCTGGATCGCGACGTCGCCCTCGCTGTCGTCCACACCCTGCGTGTGGCCGCCCCCGGCACCTCGTTCGCCGTCGAGCTGACCACCGGCATCCACTACGAACCGTCCTACCCGCCGTTCCACCTCGACCCGGGTGCCACCGTCGCCATCGCCGAGAAGCTGCTCCACGAAGAGGTGCGGGGCTCAGGCGCCCCCGTGCTGAAGCTCCTCGCGCACCACGCGGAACTGGCACCGGACGAATTCCTCGAAGTGGCTCACACCGCAGCCGGTGACCGAGCGTCCTTCACCCGGTCCAGCCCCACGGCCCTGCTGGAAGTCAGCGGTCCCGGCGTCTCCAAGGCCAGCACGCTGGCGCTCTGCTGCGCCGAACGCGGCATCTCGCCCGCCGAGGTCGTCGCCTTCGGGGACATGCCGAATGACGTGGAGATGCTGAGCTGGGCGGGCACCTCGTACGCGATGGGCAACGCCCACCCCGCAGCGCTGGCCGCCGCCTCCGGCCGGACCGTCACCAACAACGAGGACGGTGTCGCGGTCGTCATCGAGCAGCTCGTGGCCGAGCGCCGGAGGCACCGTAGCGAAGGCTGA
- a CDS encoding cytochrome ubiquinol oxidase subunit I — protein MELALAPETLARWQFGITTVYHFLFVPLTISLAALTAGLQTAWVRTENEKYLRATKFWGKLFLINIAMGVVTGIVQEFQFGMNWSDYSRFVGDVFGAPLAFEALIAFFFESTFIGLWIFGWDKLPKKIHLACIWMVSIGTILSAYFILAANSWMQHPVGYRINKERGRAELTDFWHVLTQNTALTQFFHTITAAFLVGGAFMVGIAAFHLARKQHIPVMRTSLRLGLITVVIAGLLTAVSGDLLGKVMFKQQPMKMAAAEALWEGQNSAPFSIFAVGDVAKGHNTVEISVPGILSFLADDNFHSYIPGINDINKAEQERFGPGDYRPNIPVAFWSFRWMIGFGMASFGLGLLGLWLTRKKFMLRPGLRTGEDEVPHLVLFKSKALSPKLTKLYWIVALWTLLFPLIANSWGWIFTETGRQPWVVFGVLQTRDAVSPGVSQGEVLTSMILFTLLYAALAVIEVKLLTKYIKAGPPELTESDLNPPTKIGGDDHDDADRPMAFSY, from the coding sequence GTGGAGCTAGCTCTGGCGCCCGAGACCTTGGCGCGATGGCAGTTCGGAATCACCACCGTCTACCACTTCCTCTTCGTTCCCCTGACGATCTCTCTCGCCGCGCTCACCGCCGGCCTGCAGACCGCCTGGGTGCGGACCGAGAATGAGAAGTACCTCAGGGCCACCAAGTTCTGGGGCAAGCTCTTCCTGATCAACATCGCCATGGGTGTCGTCACCGGCATCGTGCAGGAGTTCCAGTTCGGCATGAACTGGTCCGACTACTCGCGCTTCGTCGGCGACGTCTTCGGCGCCCCGCTGGCCTTCGAGGCGCTGATCGCCTTCTTCTTCGAGTCCACCTTCATCGGGCTGTGGATCTTCGGCTGGGACAAGCTGCCGAAGAAGATCCACCTCGCCTGCATCTGGATGGTCTCCATCGGGACGATCCTCTCCGCGTACTTCATCCTCGCGGCGAACTCCTGGATGCAGCACCCGGTCGGCTACCGGATCAACAAGGAACGAGGCCGGGCCGAGCTCACCGACTTCTGGCATGTGCTCACCCAGAACACCGCGCTCACCCAGTTCTTCCACACCATCACGGCGGCCTTCCTGGTCGGCGGCGCGTTCATGGTCGGCATCGCCGCCTTCCACCTGGCGCGCAAGCAGCACATCCCGGTGATGCGCACCTCGCTGCGGCTCGGACTGATCACCGTCGTGATCGCCGGACTCCTCACCGCCGTCAGCGGCGACCTGCTCGGCAAGGTCATGTTCAAGCAGCAGCCGATGAAGATGGCCGCCGCCGAGGCTCTCTGGGAGGGGCAGAACTCGGCACCCTTCTCGATCTTCGCGGTCGGCGATGTGGCCAAGGGGCACAACACCGTGGAGATCTCCGTCCCGGGGATACTGTCGTTCCTCGCGGACGACAACTTCCACTCGTACATCCCCGGCATCAACGACATCAACAAGGCCGAGCAGGAGAGGTTCGGACCCGGCGACTACCGGCCCAACATCCCGGTCGCCTTCTGGAGCTTCCGCTGGATGATCGGCTTCGGCATGGCGTCCTTCGGTCTCGGACTGCTCGGACTGTGGCTGACACGGAAGAAGTTCATGCTGCGACCGGGGCTGCGGACCGGTGAGGACGAGGTGCCGCATCTGGTCCTCTTCAAGAGCAAGGCACTCAGCCCGAAACTCACCAAGCTCTACTGGATCGTCGCCCTCTGGACGCTGCTCTTCCCGCTGATCGCCAACTCCTGGGGCTGGATCTTCACCGAGACGGGCCGCCAGCCCTGGGTCGTCTTCGGGGTTCTGCAGACCCGAGACGCCGTCTCCCCCGGCGTCTCGCAGGGCGAGGTGCTCACCTCGATGATCCTCTTCACCCTGCTCTACGCGGCGCTCGCTGTGATCGAGGTCAAACTGCTCACGAAGTACATCAAGGCCGGGCCGCCAGAACTCACGGAGTCCGACCTCAACCCGCCCACCAAGATCGGCGGCGACGACCATGACGACGCCGACCGGCCGATGGCCTTCTCCTACTGA
- a CDS encoding sensor histidine kinase has translation MAEQDPKDSLEAATQATRGLQGLSTELTARVPQLLEAMRSVGTGLDLHSTLDRICETAAELTHADYAAIGVADEGGKGLSDFLTHGVSTEVEAAIGHRPDGHRGLLGALLHDPAPVKLADLTADPRFAGFPPGHPPMRTFLGVPIRVQGEIFGNLYLAEKDGGGEFTDYDLHMVRVLATEAGIAIGNARLYEAARQRERWIDGSVAVTTALLSGGDADDALAVVAEQARHLAASAAGIVLLPAEGGGLEVVAVSADEPSAPLGVIIGPESPVVAKLLAGEAVFTDDSATDFRMVTGLAHRFGPSMLLPLHSGGRVLGALATPRARGDRPFTETERTLATQFASQAALALMMAEAQRDRERLAVYEDRDRIARDLHDLVIQRLFATGMMLESAQRRSAVPEVQTGVGRAVDELDVTIQEIRTAIFALQQEPAEAPSGLRIRVLREINMAAVPLGFKPAHRFLGPVDSLVGELTGKNLIAALREALSNAFRHAGASRIDVVVDATVTLPDGRDAVRLSVADDGVGIPEGGRRSGLRNLARRAESLGGASWFGPGIAEDGGGTTVVWEAPL, from the coding sequence ATGGCAGAGCAGGACCCGAAGGACTCACTCGAAGCCGCAACGCAGGCGACCCGCGGTCTGCAGGGCCTGTCCACCGAGCTCACCGCCCGCGTCCCGCAACTGCTGGAAGCGATGCGATCCGTCGGCACCGGGCTCGATCTGCACTCCACCCTCGATCGGATCTGCGAGACCGCCGCCGAGCTCACTCACGCCGATTACGCCGCCATCGGCGTCGCCGACGAGGGGGGCAAGGGGCTCTCCGACTTCCTCACACACGGGGTGTCGACAGAGGTGGAAGCCGCCATCGGGCACCGGCCCGACGGGCACCGGGGGCTTCTCGGTGCACTGCTCCACGACCCGGCCCCTGTGAAGCTCGCCGATCTGACGGCCGATCCGAGGTTCGCCGGATTTCCGCCGGGCCATCCCCCGATGCGGACCTTCCTCGGCGTCCCGATCCGGGTGCAGGGCGAGATTTTCGGCAATCTCTATCTGGCCGAGAAGGACGGCGGGGGCGAGTTCACCGACTACGACCTGCACATGGTTCGGGTGCTCGCCACGGAGGCCGGGATCGCCATCGGCAACGCCCGGCTGTACGAGGCGGCACGCCAGCGCGAGCGGTGGATCGACGGATCGGTGGCCGTGACCACCGCGCTGCTCTCCGGCGGGGACGCCGACGATGCCCTCGCCGTCGTCGCCGAGCAGGCTCGCCATCTCGCTGCCTCCGCCGCGGGGATCGTGCTTCTTCCGGCCGAGGGGGGCGGGCTGGAGGTCGTCGCCGTCTCCGCCGACGAGCCGTCCGCCCCGCTCGGGGTGATCATCGGCCCGGAGAGCCCGGTGGTGGCGAAGCTGCTGGCCGGCGAGGCGGTCTTCACGGACGACTCGGCCACCGACTTCCGCATGGTCACCGGTCTTGCCCACCGGTTCGGCCCGAGCATGCTGCTGCCGCTGCACAGCGGCGGACGGGTGCTCGGCGCACTCGCCACCCCGCGGGCCCGGGGCGACCGGCCGTTCACCGAGACCGAACGGACCCTGGCCACACAGTTCGCCTCGCAGGCCGCACTCGCGCTGATGATGGCCGAGGCGCAGCGGGACCGGGAGCGGCTCGCAGTGTATGAGGACCGTGACCGGATCGCCCGTGACCTGCACGATCTCGTCATCCAGCGGCTGTTCGCCACCGGGATGATGCTGGAGAGCGCCCAGCGCCGGTCGGCGGTGCCCGAGGTGCAGACCGGTGTCGGCCGGGCGGTCGACGAACTGGACGTGACCATTCAGGAGATCCGTACCGCGATCTTCGCGCTGCAGCAGGAACCCGCCGAAGCACCGTCCGGGCTGCGCATCCGCGTCCTGCGCGAGATCAACATGGCGGCCGTCCCGCTCGGCTTCAAGCCCGCGCACCGCTTCCTCGGCCCGGTCGACTCACTGGTCGGCGAACTGACCGGCAAGAACCTGATCGCGGCGTTGCGGGAGGCGCTGTCGAACGCCTTCCGGCATGCCGGGGCGTCCCGCATCGACGTGGTGGTCGATGCGACTGTCACGCTGCCCGACGGACGCGACGCGGTACGTCTGTCGGTCGCCGACGACGGGGTGGGCATCCCGGAGGGCGGCCGGCGCAGCGGGCTGCGGAACCTGGCGCGCCGGGCGGAATCGCTGGGTGGGGCGAGCTGGTTCGGGCCGGGAATCGCTGAGGACGGGGGCGGCACGACGGTGGTGTGGGAGGCACCGCTGTGA
- the hisC gene encoding histidinol-phosphate transaminase, translating to MSETSPKLRAELDGVPAYVPGRPAAADGPLAFKLSSNENPYPPLPGVMESALAAAANFNRYPDMACTGLMNELADRFGVPVSHLATGTGSVGVAQQLLQATSGPGDEVIYAWRSFEAYPIITQVSGATSVKVPLTDGEVHDLDAMADAITDRTRMIFVCNPNNPTGTVVRRAELERFLDRVPGDVLVVLDEAYKEFIRDVEVPDGIEIYRDRPNVAVLRTFSKAYGLAGLRVGFAVAHEPVAAALRKTAVPFGVSQLAQDAAVASLRAEDELLGRVGSLVCERIRVHKALVSQGWTVPESQANFVWLRLGDRTLDFAGACERAGVVVRPFAGEGVRVSIGEDEANDVFLRVADAYRKEL from the coding sequence GTGAGCGAGACGAGCCCCAAGCTGCGTGCCGAACTGGACGGTGTCCCCGCCTATGTGCCGGGCAGGCCGGCGGCGGCCGACGGGCCGCTCGCGTTCAAGCTGTCCTCCAACGAGAACCCGTATCCGCCGCTGCCCGGCGTGATGGAGTCGGCCCTGGCCGCGGCCGCGAACTTCAACCGCTACCCGGACATGGCCTGCACCGGTCTGATGAACGAGCTGGCCGACCGGTTCGGCGTGCCCGTCTCGCACCTCGCCACCGGAACCGGCTCCGTCGGGGTGGCGCAGCAGCTGCTCCAGGCCACGTCGGGCCCGGGCGACGAGGTCATCTACGCCTGGCGCTCCTTCGAGGCGTACCCGATCATCACCCAGGTCAGCGGCGCGACCTCGGTGAAGGTGCCGCTGACCGACGGCGAGGTGCACGACCTCGACGCGATGGCGGACGCGATCACGGACCGTACCCGGATGATCTTCGTCTGCAACCCGAACAACCCGACCGGGACGGTGGTGCGCAGGGCCGAGCTGGAGCGGTTCCTGGACCGGGTGCCGGGCGATGTGCTCGTGGTGCTGGACGAGGCGTACAAGGAGTTCATCCGCGATGTCGAGGTGCCGGACGGCATCGAGATCTACCGGGACCGGCCCAATGTGGCGGTGCTGCGGACGTTCTCCAAGGCCTACGGTCTGGCCGGTCTGCGGGTCGGATTCGCAGTGGCCCACGAGCCGGTGGCGGCCGCACTGCGCAAGACGGCGGTGCCGTTCGGGGTCAGTCAGCTGGCACAGGATGCGGCGGTCGCCTCGCTGCGTGCCGAGGACGAACTGCTCGGCCGGGTCGGATCCCTGGTCTGCGAGCGCATCCGGGTGCACAAGGCTCTGGTGAGCCAGGGCTGGACCGTTCCGGAGTCGCAGGCCAACTTCGTCTGGCTGCGGCTCGGCGACCGCACGCTGGACTTCGCCGGGGCGTGCGAGCGGGCCGGAGTCGTGGTCAGGCCGTTCGCGGGCGAGGGCGTGCGGGTGTCGATCGGCGAGGACGAAGCGAACGACGTGTTCCTGAGGGTGGCGGACGCGTACCGCAAGGAGCTGTAA
- the cydB gene encoding cytochrome d ubiquinol oxidase subunit II, with amino-acid sequence MELHDVWFVLIAVLWTGYFFLEGFDFGIGVLTKLLARDRQERRVLINTIGPVWDGNEVWLLTAGGATFAAFPEWYATLFSGFYLPLLIILLCLIVRGVAFEYRAKRPEEKWQTNWEHAIFWTSLIPALLWGVAFGNIVRGVKIDADMEYVGNFADLLNPYAILGGLVTLFLFTFHGAVFAALKTVGDIRERARGMALKLGLVTAVLALGFLIWTQVDNGDGESLVAMIIAVLALVGAIGAIAVGREGWSFALSGVTITAAVAMLFLTLFPNVMPSSLNDAWNLTVTNASSSPYTLKIMTWCAGIATPVVMLYQGWTYWVFRKRIGTQHIAEAH; translated from the coding sequence ATGGAACTCCACGACGTCTGGTTCGTCCTCATCGCCGTCCTCTGGACCGGCTACTTCTTCCTGGAGGGATTCGACTTCGGGATCGGTGTCCTCACCAAGCTGCTGGCCCGTGACCGCCAGGAACGGCGGGTCCTGATCAATACGATCGGGCCCGTCTGGGACGGCAATGAGGTATGGCTGCTCACCGCGGGCGGCGCTACCTTCGCCGCCTTCCCGGAGTGGTACGCCACGCTGTTCTCCGGCTTCTACCTGCCGCTGCTGATCATCCTGCTCTGCCTGATCGTGCGCGGTGTCGCCTTCGAGTACCGGGCGAAGCGGCCCGAGGAGAAGTGGCAGACCAACTGGGAACACGCGATCTTCTGGACTTCGCTGATCCCGGCCCTGCTCTGGGGCGTGGCCTTCGGGAACATCGTGCGCGGCGTGAAGATCGATGCCGACATGGAGTACGTGGGCAACTTCGCGGACCTGCTCAACCCGTACGCGATCCTCGGCGGTCTGGTCACGCTCTTCCTGTTCACCTTCCACGGTGCGGTGTTCGCCGCACTCAAGACGGTCGGGGACATCCGGGAACGGGCGCGGGGCATGGCGCTCAAGCTGGGTCTGGTCACCGCGGTGCTCGCGCTCGGTTTCCTGATCTGGACCCAGGTCGACAACGGCGACGGCGAGAGCCTTGTCGCGATGATCATCGCTGTGCTGGCGCTGGTCGGAGCGATCGGTGCCATAGCGGTGGGACGTGAGGGCTGGTCGTTCGCGCTCTCCGGAGTGACCATCACCGCTGCGGTCGCGATGCTCTTCCTGACGCTCTTCCCGAACGTCATGCCGTCCTCGCTGAACGACGCCTGGAACCTCACGGTCACCAACGCCTCGTCCAGTCCGTACACGCTGAAGATCATGACCTGGTGCGCTGGGATCGCCACCCCCGTGGTGATGCTGTACCAGGGATGGACGTACTGGGTGTTCCGCAAGCGGATCGGCACGCAGCACATCGCCGAAGCGCACTGA
- the cydD gene encoding thiol reductant ABC exporter subunit CydD — protein MKPIDPRLLRYARATRLFLAAVVALGVVGAALVITQAMLIADVVVGGFEDGLTVPGLRTPLILLVAVALGRGLVSWLTELAAYRASAAVKSELRGRLLDRAAALGPDWLSGQRTGSLVALATRGVDALDDYFARYLPQLGLAVVVPVAVLARIVTEDWVSAAIIVVTLPLIPLFMILIGWATQSRMDRQWQLLSRLSGHFLDVVAGLPTLKVFGRAKAQAESIRTITSQYRRATLRTLRIAFLSSFALELLATLSVALVAVTIGMRLVHGELDLYTGLVVLILAPEAYLPIRQVGAQYHAAAEGLAAAEEIFAILETEPQAGGTADVPPSLRLELEGVTVRHEGRAEPSLDGASLVVDEGETVALVGPSGVGKSTLLNVVLGFAAPDEGRIRVGGVDLATLAPERWRERIAWVPQRPQLFAGTIAENVRLARPDADDSAVTAALRDAGAYDFVAELPDGAQTLLGEDGAGLSAGQRQRLALARAFLADRPLLLLDEPTASLDGETEAGIVEAVRRLAAGRTVLLVVHRPALLSIADRVVELEPGAAPERQWATAPDEGAAVVPRQARTDGSGNRDTYGAGQESEVLRETAARSGQVLARVREAAGAQRGQLALALLLSSLALASAVGLMAVSGWLISRASEQPPVLYLMVAVTATRAFGLGRAVFRYAERLVSHDAVLKMLAELRVAVYRGLERIAPAGLGRTRRGDLLSRLVADVDALQDYWLRWLLPAGTAVVVGAAAAGFTGWLLPQAGVVLALGLLLAGVGVPLVSGACARRAERQLAPARADLATRITDLLGGTAELTVAGALPARKERTREADTVLTRIASRAATATALGGGLSALICGLTVVAAALVALPAVHDGRLEGVELAVVVLTPLAAFEAVTGLPLAVQYRQRVKRSAERVYEVLDAPVPVHEPLTPAEAPATPFPLEVRGVAARHAGASRDALDSVDLTLTAGRRIAVVGPSGSGKTTLAQVLLRFLDARAGTYRIGGVEASALDGDTVRRFVGLCAQDAHVFDSSIRENLRLARTVATDDELRAALARARLLDWAEALPDGLDTLVGEHGARLSGGQRQRLALARALLADFPVLVLDEPAEHLDLATADALTADLLVATEGRTTVLITHRLAGLEAVDEVLVMDAGRIVQRGPYAALAATDGPLRRMLERERETVREADRVPDGAARA, from the coding sequence GTGAAACCGATCGACCCGCGTCTGCTCCGTTACGCCCGCGCCACCCGGCTCTTCCTGGCGGCCGTGGTGGCACTCGGAGTGGTCGGGGCTGCGCTGGTCATCACCCAGGCCATGCTCATCGCCGACGTGGTGGTGGGCGGGTTCGAGGACGGGCTCACCGTTCCCGGGCTGCGCACCCCGCTGATCCTGCTCGTGGCGGTCGCGCTCGGCCGCGGGCTGGTCTCCTGGCTGACCGAGCTGGCCGCGTACCGGGCCAGTGCGGCGGTCAAGTCCGAGCTCCGCGGCCGGCTGCTCGACCGGGCGGCGGCGCTCGGGCCGGACTGGCTGAGCGGCCAGCGCACCGGTTCACTGGTGGCGCTCGCCACCCGTGGTGTCGACGCGCTGGACGACTACTTCGCGCGCTATCTGCCGCAGCTCGGACTCGCGGTGGTCGTTCCGGTGGCAGTCCTCGCCAGGATCGTCACCGAGGACTGGGTATCGGCAGCGATCATCGTGGTCACGCTGCCGCTCATCCCGCTCTTCATGATTCTGATCGGCTGGGCCACCCAGTCCCGGATGGACCGCCAGTGGCAGCTGCTCTCGCGGCTCTCCGGACACTTTCTCGACGTGGTCGCCGGACTGCCGACGCTGAAGGTCTTCGGCCGCGCCAAGGCCCAGGCCGAGTCCATCCGCACCATCACCTCGCAGTACCGCAGGGCCACCCTGCGGACCCTGCGGATCGCCTTTCTGTCGTCCTTCGCCCTGGAGCTCCTCGCCACCCTTTCGGTGGCACTGGTCGCCGTCACCATCGGCATGCGGCTCGTGCACGGTGAACTCGACCTCTACACCGGCCTGGTGGTGCTGATCCTCGCGCCCGAGGCCTATCTGCCGATCCGGCAGGTCGGGGCGCAGTACCACGCGGCAGCCGAGGGGCTTGCGGCCGCGGAGGAGATCTTCGCGATTCTGGAGACCGAGCCGCAGGCGGGCGGTACGGCGGACGTCCCGCCGTCGCTGCGGCTGGAGCTGGAGGGGGTGACCGTCCGGCACGAGGGCCGTGCCGAACCTTCGCTGGACGGGGCCTCGCTGGTGGTGGACGAGGGGGAGACCGTCGCCCTGGTCGGCCCGAGTGGTGTCGGGAAGTCCACGCTGCTCAATGTGGTGCTGGGGTTCGCGGCGCCCGACGAGGGACGGATACGGGTCGGCGGCGTCGATCTGGCGACGCTCGCGCCCGAGCGCTGGCGGGAACGGATCGCCTGGGTGCCGCAGCGCCCACAGCTCTTCGCGGGCACGATCGCGGAGAACGTACGGCTGGCCCGGCCGGACGCGGACGACAGCGCGGTGACGGCGGCGCTGCGGGACGCGGGGGCGTACGACTTCGTGGCGGAACTGCCCGACGGCGCGCAGACGCTCCTCGGCGAGGACGGCGCGGGACTCTCCGCCGGTCAGCGGCAGCGGCTCGCCCTTGCGCGGGCGTTCCTCGCCGACCGGCCGCTCCTGCTGCTCGACGAGCCGACCGCGAGCCTGGACGGCGAGACGGAGGCGGGGATCGTCGAGGCGGTACGGAGGCTGGCGGCGGGGCGGACCGTGCTGCTGGTCGTGCACCGTCCGGCGCTGCTCTCGATCGCCGACCGGGTGGTGGAGCTGGAACCCGGTGCGGCACCGGAACGGCAGTGGGCAACGGCGCCGGACGAGGGGGCGGCCGTGGTGCCCCGTCAGGCGCGCACGGACGGCTCCGGGAACCGGGACACGTACGGAGCCGGGCAGGAGTCCGAGGTGCTGCGGGAGACCGCAGCCCGGTCCGGGCAGGTACTCGCCCGGGTCCGGGAGGCCGCAGGGGCACAGCGCGGACAACTGGCGCTCGCACTGCTGCTGAGCAGCCTCGCTCTGGCGTCGGCCGTCGGACTCATGGCCGTCTCCGGCTGGCTGATCTCCCGCGCCTCCGAACAGCCCCCGGTGCTCTATCTGATGGTCGCCGTGACAGCGACCCGCGCCTTCGGGCTCGGGCGCGCCGTCTTCCGCTACGCCGAGCGTCTCGTCTCGCACGACGCTGTGCTGAAGATGCTCGCCGAGCTGCGCGTCGCCGTGTACCGCGGACTGGAACGCATCGCGCCGGCCGGACTGGGCCGGACGCGGCGAGGGGATCTGCTGTCCCGGCTCGTCGCCGATGTGGACGCGCTGCAGGACTACTGGCTGCGGTGGCTGCTGCCTGCCGGAACCGCGGTCGTGGTGGGAGCTGCGGCAGCCGGGTTCACCGGCTGGCTGCTGCCCCAGGCGGGTGTCGTGCTCGCTCTCGGACTGCTGCTGGCCGGGGTCGGGGTGCCGCTCGTGAGTGGCGCCTGTGCCCGTCGCGCGGAACGCCAACTGGCGCCCGCGCGGGCCGATCTGGCCACCCGGATCACCGATCTGCTCGGCGGGACCGCCGAACTGACCGTCGCGGGCGCGCTGCCCGCGCGCAAGGAGAGGACGCGGGAGGCCGACACCGTCCTGACCCGGATCGCATCACGCGCGGCGACGGCCACCGCACTCGGCGGCGGCCTCTCCGCCCTTATCTGCGGCCTCACCGTCGTCGCCGCCGCACTCGTCGCTCTCCCGGCTGTTCACGACGGACGGCTGGAGGGTGTGGAACTCGCGGTGGTGGTGCTCACCCCGCTTGCCGCCTTCGAGGCCGTCACCGGGCTGCCACTCGCCGTGCAGTACCGGCAGCGGGTCAAGCGGAGCGCGGAGCGGGTGTACGAGGTGCTGGACGCCCCGGTGCCGGTGCACGAGCCCCTGACCCCGGCCGAAGCCCCCGCGACACCTTTCCCGCTGGAGGTACGGGGGGTGGCGGCCCGCCATGCGGGAGCGTCGCGGGACGCCCTGGACTCCGTCGACCTGACGCTGACCGCAGGCCGGCGCATTGCGGTCGTCGGCCCCTCGGGCTCCGGGAAGACCACCCTCGCGCAGGTCCTGCTCCGCTTCCTGGACGCGCGGGCGGGGACGTACCGGATCGGTGGTGTGGAGGCCTCGGCGCTGGACGGGGACACCGTCCGGCGGTTCGTCGGGCTCTGTGCCCAGGACGCGCATGTCTTCGACAGCTCCATCCGGGAGAACCTGCGGCTGGCCCGTACCGTCGCAACGGACGACGAGCTGCGGGCCGCCCTCGCCCGGGCACGGCTGCTCGACTGGGCAGAAGCGCTGCCCGACGGGCTCGACACCCTCGTCGGCGAGCACGGGGCGCGTCTCTCCGGCGGCCAGCGCCAGCGGCTCGCGCTGGCCCGGGCGCTCCTCGCCGACTTTCCCGTGCTCGTTCTGGACGAGCCCGCAGAGCATCTCGACCTGGCGACGGCGGACGCCCTGACCGCAGATCTGCTGGTCGCGACCGAGGGACGTACGACAGTCCTGATCACCCATCGACTGGCGGGGCTCGAAGCGGTCGACGAGGTATTGGTGATGGACGCAGGCAGGATCGTGCAGCGTGGTCCGTATGCCGCTCTCGCGGCGACGGACGGCCCGCTGCGCCGGATGCTGGAGCGCGAACGGGAGACCGTGCGGGAGGCGGATCGAGTGCCGGACGGTGCCGCGCGGGCGTAG
- a CDS encoding LLM class flavin-dependent oxidoreductase, with translation MCRCPATRPTRSSCRAELCRPGSAAASVVRGCHGLFCPQHVHRMVVGMRLSTVILPIHRWSDGRKVWQRAEELGFHAAYTYDHLAWRTFRDGPWFGAVPTLTAAAAVTERLRLGTLVTSPNFRHPVTLAKDLITLDDVSDGRITLGIGAGGNGFDATTLRRSDEEPWTPRERADHFAEFVPLLDRLLREPSVTHEGELYVANEARNIPGCVQRPRLPFAVAATGPRGLKLAAQYGQAWVTTGDPKLFETGTPEQSVEAIRGQITKLGTACEAVGRDVAELDKILLTGFTPDRPLESFDAFVDFAGTHFELGFTEIVIHTPIADSDFAADEKVFERIATEGLSQLG, from the coding sequence TTGTGCCGCTGCCCGGCGACGAGGCCTACAAGGAGCTCGTGCCGCGCGGAACTCTGTCGCCCTGGCTCAGCCGCAGCGTCCGTCGTTAGGGGCTGTCATGGGCTTTTTTGTCCGCAGCACGTCCACCGTATGGTCGTAGGTATGCGTCTGAGCACTGTAATTCTGCCGATCCACCGCTGGAGCGACGGCCGGAAGGTCTGGCAGCGCGCCGAGGAGCTGGGGTTCCACGCCGCGTACACGTATGACCATCTGGCCTGGCGGACCTTCCGCGACGGACCGTGGTTCGGTGCGGTTCCGACCCTGACCGCCGCGGCCGCCGTCACCGAGCGGCTGCGTCTGGGCACGCTTGTCACGTCCCCCAACTTCCGGCACCCGGTGACCTTGGCCAAGGACCTCATCACGCTGGACGATGTCTCCGACGGACGTATCACCCTCGGCATCGGCGCAGGCGGCAACGGTTTCGACGCCACGACGCTGCGCAGGAGCGACGAAGAGCCGTGGACCCCGCGCGAACGGGCGGATCACTTCGCCGAGTTCGTGCCACTGCTCGACCGGTTGCTGCGGGAGCCGTCGGTCACGCACGAGGGCGAGCTCTACGTGGCGAACGAGGCGCGGAACATCCCCGGCTGTGTACAGCGGCCGCGGCTGCCCTTCGCGGTGGCCGCCACCGGGCCGCGCGGGCTGAAGCTCGCCGCACAGTACGGCCAGGCATGGGTCACCACCGGGGACCCCAAGCTGTTCGAGACGGGCACCCCGGAGCAGTCCGTGGAGGCCATCCGCGGGCAGATCACCAAGCTCGGCACGGCCTGCGAGGCCGTCGGCCGGGATGTGGCCGAGCTGGACAAGATCCTGCTCACCGGCTTCACCCCGGACCGCCCGCTGGAGTCCTTCGACGCGTTCGTGGACTTCGCGGGCACCCACTTCGAGCTGGGCTTCACGGAGATCGTCATCCACACGCCGATCGCGGACTCCGACTTCGCGGCGGACGAAAAGGTCTTCGAGCGGATCGCCACGGAGGGCCTGTCCCAGCTCGGCTGA